A genomic window from Oscillospiraceae bacterium includes:
- the aspS gene encoding aspartate--tRNA(Asn) ligase, whose product MTTETGGAPLSRTAGLADRPAETRVEINGMLHAVRDMKSFAFLILRVEDGLIQCVYDKAGEEEPLPREESAVRVGGVLRPEARAVGGVELVADVLTVLSAPYEALPVPIGKRRLNLQIETELTLRPVTLRNDGRRAVFKLREGLVRGMRQHLEENGFTEIFTPKLVSAGAEGGSNLFGLEYFGKKAFLAQSPQAYKQMLIPVYGRVFEIGPVFRAEKHNTPRHLSEYISVDFEMGFIESFYDILREETDLLRRALAMLAGPYAEYTRQLGVTLPEIGDEIPRLRFAEAKERVAARYGRKIRNPFDLEPEEERLIGRLAEEEYGSDFVFVTHYPAKKRPFYAMDDQEDPRYTLSFDLLFRGLEITTGGQRIHDYAAQVEKMRAKGLAPADFESYLMLHRYGCPPHGGLGLGLERLLLQLLGEQNVRTASMFPRDTTRLVP is encoded by the coding sequence ATGACGACGGAAACAGGCGGCGCGCCCTTGAGCCGCACGGCGGGGCTGGCGGACAGGCCGGCGGAGACGCGGGTGGAGATAAACGGCATGCTCCACGCGGTGCGGGATATGAAGAGCTTTGCCTTTCTCATCTTGCGCGTCGAGGACGGACTCATCCAGTGTGTGTATGACAAGGCGGGCGAAGAAGAACCGCTGCCGCGGGAGGAGTCGGCCGTGCGCGTCGGCGGCGTGCTGCGCCCGGAGGCCAGGGCCGTGGGCGGCGTGGAACTCGTTGCCGACGTGCTCACGGTGCTCTCCGCGCCGTACGAGGCGCTGCCCGTGCCCATCGGGAAGCGCCGGCTGAACCTGCAGATCGAGACCGAACTCACACTGCGCCCGGTGACGCTCCGCAACGACGGCCGGCGCGCCGTCTTCAAGCTGCGCGAGGGGCTCGTGCGGGGGATGCGTCAGCATCTTGAGGAGAACGGCTTCACCGAGATCTTTACGCCCAAACTGGTCTCGGCCGGCGCCGAGGGCGGGTCCAATCTGTTTGGATTGGAATATTTTGGAAAGAAAGCCTTTCTCGCTCAGAGCCCGCAGGCCTACAAGCAGATGCTGATCCCCGTCTACGGGCGCGTGTTTGAGATAGGCCCTGTGTTTCGGGCGGAGAAACACAACACGCCGCGCCATCTGAGCGAATACATCAGCGTCGACTTCGAGATGGGCTTCATCGAGAGTTTTTACGACATCCTCCGCGAGGAGACGGACCTGCTGCGCCGCGCGCTGGCGATGCTGGCCGGGCCGTACGCCGAGTACACGCGGCAGCTCGGCGTGACGCTGCCCGAGATCGGGGACGAGATCCCCCGCCTGCGTTTTGCCGAGGCCAAGGAGCGGGTGGCCGCCCGCTACGGGCGCAAGATCCGCAATCCGTTTGATTTAGAGCCCGAAGAGGAGCGCCTGATCGGGCGGCTCGCCGAAGAGGAGTACGGCAGCGACTTCGTGTTCGTCACGCACTACCCGGCCAAGAAACGTCCATTTTACGCGATGGACGATCAAGAGGATCCACGTTACACGCTGAGTTTCGATTTGTTGTTCCGCGGCTTGGAGATCACGACGGGCGGGCAGCGCATCCACGACTACGCCGCGCAGGTGGAGAAGATGCGTGCGAAGGGCCTTGCGCCGGCGGACTTCGAGAGCTACCTGATGCTCCACCGCTACGGCTGCCCGCCGCACGGCGGTCTGGGGCTGGGTCTTGAGCGGCTGCTGCTACAGTTGCTGGGCGAAC